The Streptomyces nigra genome includes the window TTCGACAACCACCTTTACTCCCACTGTTGTCAGTGAGGGGTGGTGGAGTTGGTCGTCTCGGGGCTGCTGGTGGGCCCAGGTGCCCGCCCCGGCCCTGAGCGGCTCCGGTGCCGCATGCGCCGGGCAGGCGCAGCCCGTCGCGTGGCCCGCGGCGGGGACGAAGAGACGGAGAGCGGCAGGGGATCGGGTGGGCGGGACGCGGCGGTGGCCGTACGGGTCGACGGCGCGGGTGCGTGCTCTGGTGCTGCTGGCGCTGGGGGTGGTGAAGGTGGCCACGGCAGCCCAGCTGCGTGCTCTCGTGCTGCCGGGGACGGTGGATGCGCAGACGGTGCGCAACGCGTGCAAGGACCTCAAGGGTGCGGGGCTGGTGGAGTCGGTCGGATCGACCAGCCGCCCGGGCAAGGCCGGGCAGCCGGTGACCGAGCAGCTGTGGAACCTCACCACCGCCGGCCTTGCGGCGGCGGCGACCGAGCTGGATCGTCCCGTCCGTGAGATGGGCGGTACTGCGCGGGACGCGGCGAAGGCGGGCGCCGCGCACGCGCTGAAGGTGACGGACACGATCGACGCGTTCCGCCAGTCCGAGCCGCTGCCCACCAAGCGGGTTGCCCGTACGCAGCAGCCCGGCGCCGCGGCCGCCGTTCCCGCGCAGCCGGCGGCGGGGACGCGCCCGCCGGGGCTGGGCAAGCTGCGGGGCTGGATGACCGAGGTCGCGCTGCCCGTGGTGGGCACGTTCACCGCGCCCGGTCGGGGGAGCCTGCGTGCCGATGCTGTTCTGACCGCGCCCGAGGACGGCGTGCCGGTGCTGTTCGTGGAGGTCGACAACCACACCGAGCCGCCGGCCGCCGTCGCCGACAAGATCGCCCGCTACCGGAAGTTCTTCCAGCGCTCGGCGAAGGACCACCTCGGCCGGGACGTGCCGCTGTGGTCGACGCTGTGGGAGGACTCCGGCCTCGGAGGCTTCCCTTCCGTCGCGCTCGTGTTCACCAAGCCGGTCGGCCCACGCGTCATGCAGGAACGCATCGGGGAAGTCGGCCGACTGTCACAGGAACACTGGCAGGGCCGCTGGCACACCGACTACACCAGCCCCGGAAGGCAAGCGCGACGGCTACCGCGACTACGGCGCCGTGCCCGTGCTCGCCACCACCCTGGCCCTGCTCGCCGACAAGGGACCGCGCGGGCCGGTGTGATGGCGCTACGGCCACAGTGCGGTCGAGACCCTGGAGCAGGCCCTCGACACCCCCGACGACCACCGCGCCTACCGCCGACGCGACGACCAGCGCCGCGCCGCCCGTAAGGCAGCCGATGAAGCCCGCCAGGCCCAGCGGGAGGAGGAGCGCCGCGTACGGGAGGCATCGAAGTGGCCGTGCCCCCGAGGCCGGTCTGGTGCCGGGCAGCGGTGAGTGCGGAGTGTGCCGCAGCCGCCGCGCGCGTCTTGCGCAGGAGGTAGAGGAGCAGGCGGAGGCCGAGTCTGAGGCCCTTGCGTGCGCGTCGGCGTGAGGGCGCGTTCGGGTGGCTTCGCAAGTGAAAGGGCCCGGGAATGAGGGAACCCGGCAAATTTGCCGGGTTCCGCTTGACTTCGGGCCCTTCACGACTGCCCATAGCGGGCGAAGTTCGCTTTCAGCTCAGTGATGTGGGTCGGCGCGGGGGCGGACTGCCCGCAGAAGCTCCCACAGAGGACGCGAGCTGGCCGCCCACACACCGAGCGTCTCGCGGTCCACTATGTGCAGCCGCT containing:
- a CDS encoding replication-relaxation family protein; translation: MLLALGVVKVATAAQLRALVLPGTVDAQTVRNACKDLKGAGLVESVGSTSRPGKAGQPVTEQLWNLTTAGLAAAATELDRPVREMGGTARDAAKAGAAHALKVTDTIDAFRQSEPLPTKRVARTQQPGAAAAVPAQPAAGTRPPGLGKLRGWMTEVALPVVGTFTAPGRGSLRADAVLTAPEDGVPVLFVEVDNHTEPPAAVADKIARYRKFFQRSAKDHLGRDVPLWSTLWEDSGLGGFPSVALVFTKPVGPRVMQERIGEVGRLSQEHWQGRWHTDYTSPGRQARRLPRLRRRARARHHPGPARRQGTARAGVMALRPQCGRDPGAGPRHPRRPPRLPPTRRPAPRRP